Proteins encoded by one window of Hafnia alvei:
- the fliF gene encoding flagellar basal-body MS-ring/collar protein FliF produces MNASANGSAGTTAKSGDGGFASIVNRLRANPKIPLLIAGAIAIAVIAVLALWAKSPDYRVLYSNISDRDGGAIVTQLTQMNIPYRFTDNGTALLIPAEKVHETRLRLAQQGLPKGGAVGFELLDQEKFGISQFSEQINYQRALEGELSRTIETLGPVQTARVHLALPKPSLFVREQKQPSASVTLNLQPGRALDEGQINAIVYMVSSSVAGLPAGNVTVVDQGGHLLTQSDGTGRDLNATQLKYANEVESRIQRRIEAILQPMVGNGNVHAQVTAQIDNAVREQTDEEYKPNQGTNQAAVRSQQLSDSSQSGGQLSGGVPGALTNQPAPPPTGNITNPPQAGANANAANAQRPASTIDTNGRRSSSASNARRDETINYEVDRTIRHTQQKAGNIDRLSVAVVVNYGTNASGKSIPLTPQQIEQVTSLVREAMGFSATRGDTLNVVNTPFTADVEDNNAVPFWQQASFFDLLMTIGRYLLVLIVAFILWRKLVKPLLNKQLANAQPARRVEPTPIVTTPVQPAKPSNEEVQNRRKTQQRATAEQQAQRVRDMAEQDPRVVALVIRQWMSNEQ; encoded by the coding sequence ATGAACGCTTCAGCCAACGGTAGCGCTGGCACCACAGCAAAAAGCGGGGATGGCGGTTTCGCTAGCATAGTGAATCGTCTGCGTGCTAACCCCAAAATTCCACTGCTCATTGCCGGTGCGATTGCTATCGCCGTTATTGCAGTACTGGCTCTGTGGGCTAAATCGCCTGATTATCGGGTTCTTTATAGCAACATCAGCGATCGGGACGGCGGTGCTATTGTCACCCAACTCACCCAGATGAACATTCCCTATCGCTTCACGGATAATGGCACTGCGCTGTTAATCCCGGCGGAAAAAGTTCACGAGACTCGTCTACGCCTCGCGCAGCAAGGCCTGCCGAAAGGAGGAGCCGTTGGATTTGAGCTTCTGGATCAAGAAAAATTCGGCATCAGCCAGTTCAGTGAGCAAATCAACTATCAGCGCGCGCTGGAAGGCGAACTTTCTCGCACCATCGAAACATTAGGCCCCGTTCAGACAGCGCGCGTTCATTTAGCATTACCGAAACCTTCACTCTTTGTTCGAGAACAAAAGCAGCCTTCAGCATCCGTTACCTTAAATCTGCAACCAGGCCGCGCTTTAGATGAAGGACAAATCAACGCCATTGTCTATATGGTCTCCAGCAGCGTTGCAGGCTTACCCGCGGGGAATGTCACCGTGGTCGATCAAGGCGGACACTTGCTGACTCAGTCAGACGGTACTGGCCGCGATCTCAACGCCACGCAGTTGAAATACGCGAACGAGGTCGAAAGCCGAATTCAGCGCCGCATCGAGGCTATCTTGCAGCCGATGGTCGGCAACGGCAACGTGCATGCGCAGGTTACCGCGCAAATTGATAACGCGGTTCGTGAACAGACCGACGAAGAGTACAAACCGAATCAGGGCACTAATCAGGCTGCGGTTCGCAGCCAACAGCTGAGCGACAGCTCTCAGTCCGGCGGTCAACTCTCTGGCGGCGTTCCTGGTGCATTAACCAATCAGCCTGCCCCACCTCCGACGGGGAATATCACGAATCCTCCGCAGGCTGGCGCAAATGCCAATGCGGCGAACGCCCAGCGCCCTGCCTCCACCATTGACACCAACGGTCGCCGGAGTAGCTCCGCATCCAATGCACGCCGTGATGAAACCATCAACTATGAAGTGGATCGGACGATTCGTCACACCCAGCAAAAAGCGGGCAACATCGATCGCCTGTCCGTAGCCGTCGTCGTTAACTATGGCACCAACGCTAGCGGTAAAAGCATTCCGTTAACGCCACAGCAAATTGAGCAGGTCACTTCGCTGGTTCGCGAAGCCATGGGCTTCTCCGCAACGCGCGGCGATACGTTAAACGTGGTCAATACGCCGTTTACCGCCGATGTTGAAGACAACAATGCGGTTCCATTCTGGCAACAAGCAAGCTTCTTTGATCTGCTAATGACGATCGGGCGCTACCTGTTGGTACTGATTGTGGCCTTCATTCTGTGGCGCAAACTGGTGAAACCGCTGTTGAACAAACAGCTGGCTAACGCGCAGCCTGCTCGCCGAGTTGAGCCTACGCCAATTGTCACCACGCCGGTTCAACCGGCTAAACC